CAAGACAATTCTGCCTTTACAGACAACTTTCGATCGCACGAAAAACCCCTCCCAGAGAAGAAATCACTCCTGAGGAATCAATGCAAAATGAAAGACCACATCGTGTCGCCAGATGCGCAGATCACGTATTGATGGCCGTCCATCTCGAACGTCTGTGGCGCGTTTGAAATATTTCCTATGCGTGTATTCCAGAGTAGTTTGCCGTCAGTCGCATCGAAGGCCACAAGATTACCGGCCCCATCGCCCGTAAACACCAGGCCCCCGGCAGTTGCCAAAAGACCGCCACCGCCGATACTTCCAGAGTTATAAAACTTGTGACGCCAGCGTGCTACACCTGTGCGATAGTCGAGAGCGCTGAGATAGCTTCCCGTACTTCCGACGAATAGTTCTTCCTTGCCACCCAACCCCATCGAGCCACGTGGATCGGTATCGGTCAGATGCAGAATCGAGAACGAATTCACCTCATAGGTATAGAAAAGATTCGTCATAGGAGAGAATGCTACGGGTTCCCAATTAATAGTCCCTCCAGAGGTAGGAGAAGCAAGCGAGCCTGGGACTGTTGCGTCCTTATCTGGGTCGCGCTTTGGTCCGCCTGCTGGAGTCAACCCTTTGGCCCAGTTCGTCATTTCGCCATACTTGCTTGTCACCAGATGCTCCCCGGTGACACGATCCAGCAGAAAGTAGTAGCCGTTGCGCGCCGCGGTTGCCACCATCTTCCGCATCTTGCCTTTGAATATGCCATCAATAAAGACTGGCGTTTGCGCCGAATCATAGTCGTGCATGTCATGCGGGGATGTCTGGAAATACCAGGCCATCTTCCCCGTATCTACGTTCACTGCAATCAGCGAGCAGGTAAACAGATTGTCAAGATCGCCACGTAACCCGGTCGTATAAGCCGGAGTTGGATTCCCCGTCCCGAAGATGTAGAGGTTTGTCTCTGGATCATACGCGCCGGTAATCCACGTCTGCGCGCCACCATGTCGAGCCGCATCGATACTCTTCCACGTATCGGCGCCAGGGTCATCCTTCTTCATCGGCACCGTATAGAGCTTCCATTGCAGTTCGCCCGTCTCCGGGTCAAACGATTGGAGAAATCCTGGAGAATCGATATCGTTGCCGACCCCAACTAAAACATGATTGCCAATAACGATCGGTGCTGGCGTAGCAAAGTAACCCTCTTCTACATTGGCAATCATTTTGTGCCAACGCTCTTTGCCCGTCTTTGCATCCAGAGAGACCAGGTAGTCGTCAGGCGTCTCCATGAAGAGATAGTCATTCCACATGCCAAACCCGCGATTGCCGATGTGGGTCCCACCCTTGGTCTTCCAGAAGTAATGCCATAGCTGATGGCCATCACGGGCATCAATCGCCCAGGCGTTATCCGGCATCGTCACATATAGCGTGCCATCGACCGCAAGCACCGATCCCTTGATCGAACCTGCGCGAATATTGATGTTCCCCGGTCCTTCGCCACCAACAATCAACGGCACCTGCGGTCCCGCCGTAGGTGCTGTGCTTCCAGAAGAATTGTCTCCGGGAGTCAGACGGGAGAACCACGACAACGAGAGATTCTTTACCGTCTGACGATTCACCTGCGTTAGAGCACTGTACCTCTTACCGGTGTAATCGCCGTTGTAGGTTGGCCAATCATTCTTCAGCGGCTTCAGGAGAGATTCCGGAGAAACCCCTCCTCCCTGTGCGAATGAAAAGACAGAGGAAAACAGCAGCGATGCAATTGAGAGCGTATGGATACGTTTCACTTCAGGGTCACCAGGTATGCAGTCACATCGTGAATATCGCGGTCTGTATAGTGCGGCAGCATGTCTCGATGCGCCTGCATCGGATTATGCACTACCACCGTTGGCACAGAACCCTTCCGCGTAAAGCTACGTTGCGTGCCATCGCTTAGTTGCAGCGTCACAATAAAGTCATCGATGCGCACTAGTTTGCCAGAAATCTTCTCCCCCGGTGCGACTGTCACATCAACGGTTGCCTTACTGGGAGCATTGCGATTGTTTCCACCGCCAGCGACCCAATGCGCCTGCAACTGTACGGGGTCTGGATATTTTGTCGCAATATCCTTCAGATCCCCTGTGGCCGAATGGCAGCTTGCGCAGTGCATGGCAAAATACTCCTGCCCGCGTGTCGCATCTCCCACCACGATGTTGAGTGGCTTGGCTTTTTCTCCAGGAGGCGCGCCTTGACCGCCTATCGTCGCAATTACCGAACGAATATAGGCAGCAACAGCTCCAGCATCCTCATCGTTCAGCCCAATATTCGGCATCCCCTGCGCCATGCGGGCTCCCTGAATAATGGGAATGATCTGCTCTCCATGCTGATCGGTTAATGCCGCCTGCGAACGAAGGAGATTTGGCCCCCCCATATCGCCTCCACGAAGGTCCGCTCCATGGCACGCCTGGCAATTAATGCCGTAGAGCGCTTTACCGTGAATCACCTTTGCGGGGTCCTCCGGTGGACGAACCTGGCCTGAATTAAAGGCGGAACGCCCCGCCTGTCCCGCGGCAGAAGCGGTCTTCAAACCGCCAAAATAACAAACTGCAGTGGCAACAACCACCCACGCTGTTCCCACAGCAATGCAACGCGAATAAAAAGTTTTCATTCCACCTTGCCAGTAAGAGCTAAATCAACCTGCGTAAAACAAAAGTGCGCCCATTTGCGAACACGCGAAAAAGCAATATTTGTTCTGTCGAAAATAAGCTCGGAAAATGAAGCAGTGCAATCGTTCTACGAAGTACCCCCTTTGTAGCATGAGGGCCAGATATCTGTACAGATACGCGCAGATCTGTTCCTTCCCCTAAAAGAAAGAAAAGACCTCGGCTCAACTGCTTGGAAATTTTCCTCTTTCACGCGGTCAGAAGCTCCTTCACCGCAAGCTGTAGCCGTTCTGTAATCGCGGTTTCCGTTTCATTCGCACCAAAATAGAGTGGCTGACCGATATGGATCTCAATGCGCCCTGAACGAAACCACCTGCCTCTTCCCATCTTAAGATTGCCCAGCCCGCAAAGCGCCACGGGCAAAACGGGAGCGGAAGATTGCTTCACCAGAAGGCCGATCCCGCGTCGAAAGTCTGCTAAAGTTCCATCTGGCGAACGTCTGCCTTCTGGAAACAGAATAATGTGAAAACCGCGATCCAGAACTCTTCCCATGTGATCAAAACTGCGTTGAAAATCTCGCTGTCGCGGCAACGGAAAGACATTGAACAGGGCGGAGAGAAGGAACCATGCAATAGGTCCTGCGGGATTAGGCCAATGCGATCCCTGTCGTCTGGCGCGGCGGAAGTCTTCAAGCATTTCTCCCGCCATAGCCACAGCTGTGTGAGTGCGAATTGATCGCTGTAATGCAAAAAACAGCAATGGCACATCATAGGTGCTCACATGGTTCGCAACAATGAGCATGCTGTCATCTGCAGTCGACGTTCGCGGAAGAGAGGGCTGCACAATACGCGGCGCGGCGAGTAACCAAACAAGTGGACGAAGCACGACCTCCAGAAAGACACTACGCAGCCATCGCACAGGCCATGACCATGGCCAGCGAGGATACACATAATGCGACACAGATGTAGGCGATGTGCGCTCTGATCGCGATCGCGTTTCCTGGTTGCTTGTTGTCAACCGGGAAGCATCGATATTCTGAGCGTCCCGCGCTCTTTCACTGGGCCAATCAAATTCAGCATTTAACCTGCCCGATTGCATTACAAATTGTCGAAGCTCTTTCAGCGTCTCGACTTTGCTCGATTCCTCCTCATTAATTGGTAATCCCAGCCTCTGTTCAAGCGCACTGAATAATTGCACGCGCCCCAGGCTATCTAAATGCAGGTCTTCCGTAAGTCGTAGATCTTTCTCCCCCTCAGCGGGTGGATTCTCTCCGGTGATACGGGCAATCAGCCTCAGAAGCCAATCTTCATCCGCGACTTGCTCTTTCTCCTCGCTTTTGACTTCTTTGTTAGCTAACCATGCGGTAATCTCCGCTCGCTTCACCTTCCCCGTTGAGGTCCGAGGGAGATCGGGATCAGGCCATAGAGCATATCTGCGTATGCGCTGAAATTCAGCCAACTGCGCATTCGCCCGTTGCAGGATCGTGTCCGCATGCGCATCTGATCCACGCATAGCCAATACAACACATGGCTCACTTCCTGAAGCTGTCTCCATAGGAACAACCGCGCAAGCCCTCACCTCTGGTTCTTGCTCAAAGGCGACTTCGAGGTCTTCAGGATGAAGATTGACTCCCGAACCAGTAACAATGGTCTCGCTCTTTCTCCCAAGAAAGCGAAGCGCTCCATCGGACTGCATCTTCGCCAGGTCTCCAGTGGCCAGCCATTCGCTCTCCCGAGGATGCAACGAACCGCCGCTCCAGGTTGCAGACGAAACCATTGGGCCGCGAACCAGCACCTCGCCATCAGGCTGCATCTTAACTTCTCGACCTGGAAGTGGTTTTCCCATGCTGCCGCCTGATATATGGAAGGGGTGGTTGAGAGTGATCAGTGCAGCAGTTTCTGTCATGCCGTACCCCTGAACCACTACAAAAGAAAGCGTGGTCCAGAAGCGCTCGGTTGAAACCGACAAGGCGCTGCCGCCAGTCACAAAGGCCCAGAATTTCCATCCAAAAGCCGAATGGATATCGCGGAAATACCACCACCGTCGGATGGAGGACTTCTCTTGCGCCTCTGCCAGACGCATCGGCAGATTGGGATATTCCGTTTCCAGATGGTTCTTGAGCATCGCAAGTACCCGAGGCACCGCCGCAACAACTGAAATGCGCTCTTCACGAACTGTTTCAATCAGCCGAGCGGATACAAGGCGGCTTTCAAAGTGAACCTCTGCAGCAAAGACCGCCGGGACCCACAATCCCATCATCTGCCCAAAGACATGGCTCAACGGTAGCGTATGAAGAAAACGCAACGGATGGACCAGACGCTCATAACGCATATAGCCGCGGGCAGCCTGCTCGATCGGCTCAAGGCTGGCGAGAATGTTTCCATGGGTATGGACGATGCCTTTCGGATCTCCGGTTGTTCCGGAAGTAAAGAGAATCTGCAACGGTGTATCGCGCGAAAGATTGGCAGCCGCCACCATCTCTTTCGCAGGCAGTACATCCAGCCAATCTTCAAACGCAAGCTGAGACCACTCTCCTTTGAGCGAACGAAGAAACTCCTGATCACCCACAATCAATGACGGACGCACATCAGACGCTACTCGCGTCGCAAACTCGACCGTTCCATAGACATCCAGCGGAACAGCCAGTACCCCCCGCAACATACATCCGTAAAACGCACTAATCCATTGGGCGCTGTTCTCCGCCCATATTATGACCCGATCACCGACCAGAATGCCGCGCTCGTCCAGCAGCGCCGCAAAACGCCCGGCTAATCTTGCAATCTCTTCGTAGCTAGTACTCTTGCGTCGATTACCGGTATGGCGAACAACGGCCCTCTCGCTGCCAAAGCGACGAAAATCCTCCAGCAACGTAGCCAGATGAGAGCGCATGGGTGCCTCCGCTCACCGTAACTATATTGGATGCCGGTCGCCTGCCGGAATTATGACCCTTCTTATTTCGACTCCCGATGCAGCCACAAAGCGGGAAGCGCTCACCGCAAAAGAAAAGGTGCATGGACACCTGCCATGCACCTTCTGCATTGACCAACACTCGGTCTCAATTTGGTTTGCGATAGCAGATATGTCCATCCAGGAGA
This portion of the Edaphobacter sp. 4G125 genome encodes:
- a CDS encoding c-type cytochrome; translated protein: MKTFYSRCIAVGTAWVVVATAVCYFGGLKTASAAGQAGRSAFNSGQVRPPEDPAKVIHGKALYGINCQACHGADLRGGDMGGPNLLRSQAALTDQHGEQIIPIIQGARMAQGMPNIGLNDEDAGAVAAYIRSVIATIGGQGAPPGEKAKPLNIVVGDATRGQEYFAMHCASCHSATGDLKDIATKYPDPVQLQAHWVAGGGNNRNAPSKATVDVTVAPGEKISGKLVRIDDFIVTLQLSDGTQRSFTRKGSVPTVVVHNPMQAHRDMLPHYTDRDIHDVTAYLVTLK
- a CDS encoding AMP-binding protein, encoding MRSHLATLLEDFRRFGSERAVVRHTGNRRKSTSYEEIARLAGRFAALLDERGILVGDRVIIWAENSAQWISAFYGCMLRGVLAVPLDVYGTVEFATRVASDVRPSLIVGDQEFLRSLKGEWSQLAFEDWLDVLPAKEMVAAANLSRDTPLQILFTSGTTGDPKGIVHTHGNILASLEPIEQAARGYMRYERLVHPLRFLHTLPLSHVFGQMMGLWVPAVFAAEVHFESRLVSARLIETVREERISVVAAVPRVLAMLKNHLETEYPNLPMRLAEAQEKSSIRRWWYFRDIHSAFGWKFWAFVTGGSALSVSTERFWTTLSFVVVQGYGMTETAALITLNHPFHISGGSMGKPLPGREVKMQPDGEVLVRGPMVSSATWSGGSLHPRESEWLATGDLAKMQSDGALRFLGRKSETIVTGSGVNLHPEDLEVAFEQEPEVRACAVVPMETASGSEPCVVLAMRGSDAHADTILQRANAQLAEFQRIRRYALWPDPDLPRTSTGKVKRAEITAWLANKEVKSEEKEQVADEDWLLRLIARITGENPPAEGEKDLRLTEDLHLDSLGRVQLFSALEQRLGLPINEEESSKVETLKELRQFVMQSGRLNAEFDWPSERARDAQNIDASRLTTSNQETRSRSERTSPTSVSHYVYPRWPWSWPVRWLRSVFLEVVLRPLVWLLAAPRIVQPSLPRTSTADDSMLIVANHVSTYDVPLLFFALQRSIRTHTAVAMAGEMLEDFRRARRQGSHWPNPAGPIAWFLLSALFNVFPLPRQRDFQRSFDHMGRVLDRGFHIILFPEGRRSPDGTLADFRRGIGLLVKQSSAPVLPVALCGLGNLKMGRGRWFRSGRIEIHIGQPLYFGANETETAITERLQLAVKELLTA
- a CDS encoding acido-empty-quinoprotein group A is translated as MKRIHTLSIASLLFSSVFSFAQGGGVSPESLLKPLKNDWPTYNGDYTGKRYSALTQVNRQTVKNLSLSWFSRLTPGDNSSGSTAPTAGPQVPLIVGGEGPGNINIRAGSIKGSVLAVDGTLYVTMPDNAWAIDARDGHQLWHYFWKTKGGTHIGNRGFGMWNDYLFMETPDDYLVSLDAKTGKERWHKMIANVEEGYFATPAPIVIGNHVLVGVGNDIDSPGFLQSFDPETGELQWKLYTVPMKKDDPGADTWKSIDAARHGGAQTWITGAYDPETNLYIFGTGNPTPAYTTGLRGDLDNLFTCSLIAVNVDTGKMAWYFQTSPHDMHDYDSAQTPVFIDGIFKGKMRKMVATAARNGYYFLLDRVTGEHLVTSKYGEMTNWAKGLTPAGGPKRDPDKDATVPGSLASPTSGGTINWEPVAFSPMTNLFYTYEVNSFSILHLTDTDPRGSMGLGGKEELFVGSTGSYLSALDYRTGVARWRHKFYNSGSIGGGGLLATAGGLVFTGDGAGNLVAFDATDGKLLWNTRIGNISNAPQTFEMDGHQYVICASGDTMWSFILH